AAATCCCCTTTGGGGAAAAGAGTGAGGTCAGCTGAAGTAATAAAAAGGGAGGTTCCTTTTAATATTGAAATCAGTGCTGCTAGCATTGTATCTGCCCTAAAAGATTCTTACAGTCTTTCTGAAATATCCGATAATGAACGTAAAATCCTAAAATCTGAGACCATTCTTCTTCAGGGGATTATTGACTGCTTTTTCGAGGAGGAGGAAGAAATAGTTCTTTTGGATTACAAGACTGATTATGTTGATGATGGTAATATGGAAGAAATTAAGAAGAAATATAAAGAGCAAATTCAATTTTATCAGGAAGCCCTGGAAAGAATAACAGGAAAGAAGGTAAAGGAAAAATATCTGTATATTTTTAGTAAAAATGCCGCTATAGAATATTGAAATAATCATGCATATTGTATACAATAAACTTATCTTATATGCAAAAGCTTTAATTTAATGCTGTTGCGGTTTAAGGCAGTTTTTTTTTGTTCAAATATATTTGTGTAGCATATTGAATAGTTTATATTTATTTGTTATAATATTATCAAACATTGTTAAATACTTATCATTTAGTAATATTGCAAATAAATGGAAAATTTTGGAGAAAAATAAAATAGAAATAAAAGAAGCATAGAATTAAAACATGGGAGGTCTTAGTAAATGGGTCAAACTAAATGCTGCTGCAGTTGCGTTGACGAGAGACAGCAAAAACTGCAAGAAATTATCAACAAATACAAAAACACGAAGGGTGCTTTAATTCCCGTATTGCACGAGGCACAAGAGCTTTACGGTTATCTGCCCTTAAGTGTGCAGAAGCAAATAGCCGAAGGGCTAAACGTATCTCTCGCAGAAATCTATGGTGTAGTAACATTTTACACAAGATTCTCACTCAAGAAAAAAGGAAAGTATCTTATTCAGGTATGTCTGGGAACTGCATGCTATGTAAAGGGAGCAAGCCTTGTTCTGGATAAGCTTCAGGAAAAGCTGGGTATTCATGTTGGTGATACAACGGAAGACGGTTTGTTTACTCTTGAAGCCTGCAGATGTATAGGAGCATGCGGACTTGCACCGGTTATAATGATTAATGAAGATGTATATGGAAGACTTACTCCTGATGATATAGAAGGCATTATTGAAAAGTATAAGAATGCATGATTTCCTATGAGAGACTTATCACTTCATTTGCTTGATATAATACAAAATTCAATTACAGCAGGAGCAGGGAGAATATCTGTTACTATAGGAGCCTACATCAGTCGGGACATTTTGGATTTGATTATTACAGATAACGGAT
This sequence is a window from Clostridiaceae bacterium. Protein-coding genes within it:
- the nuoE gene encoding NADH-quinone oxidoreductase subunit NuoE, with translation MGQTKCCCSCVDERQQKLQEIINKYKNTKGALIPVLHEAQELYGYLPLSVQKQIAEGLNVSLAEIYGVVTFYTRFSLKKKGKYLIQVCLGTACYVKGASLVLDKLQEKLGIHVGDTTEDGLFTLEACRCIGACGLAPVIMINEDVYGRLTPDDIEGIIEKYKNA